The genome window tacatatatgtatacatacatatatatacacatacatacatacatatacacacacacacacacacacacacacacacacacacacatatacgtatacatacatatacacacacacacacacacacacacacacacacacatatacgtatacatacatatacacacacacacacacacacacacacacacacacacacacatatatatatatatatacacacacacacacacacacacacacacacacacacacacctatacgtatacatacatatatatacacacacacacacacacacatatatatatatatatatatatatatatatatatatatacacacacacaaatatatatatacatacacacacaaatatatatatatacacacacacacaaatatatatatatatacacacacacacacaaatatatatatacactctcacacacacacacacacacacacacacacacacacacacacacacacacatatatatatatatatatacacatacatatacatatacatatacatacagatACATTATATATATCTATATGAAATGTAAATAAAGGTATAACACTTCGTTTTATTTAATGTCGTGAGTCATAATGGCATAAGTCGTGGTAATGCGGGTATGATAACTTATTAAATTAACAATTGATGTATTATTTGGATTATGACTATATTACTTATGAAATAGACTGATGTAAGAAGCATGCTAAAAAAGGTCAACAATGTTATTTAATTGTTCAAGCATTACAACACTATATTACTTACATAAAACAAATTAGGCTAATAAGCAACCGATAACGTCAGTAAAATAATATCAACATTAACAACGTTTATAATAATGAATTATGTTCAAATGACttcgaataaaaaaaaatcaatgccaACTTGCCTTGATGCTGTACTGCCAACGATAAGTGGTTGGAGACATGATACTTTACCATGTGAAGTTCCGTGGTGGGATTGAATACTTTTGGTGCGCAGAACGGGCAATGATAATTAGTGCAACAGCTCTGGCATCTCTCAAGGACAATCTGCCCATGTCGCAACACTGTTCTGTGCATCTATGAAGAACGTTACAGTTTTTGCCTATTGCTTACACACTTTTTGCAGAATTTGGCTCATTAtgtcaaaactctacacacaaataaaTCAGACATAGCACTTGGGGATTAACAACTCACATCTATGCCAAAATGAAACACAGCAATCAAAACTTAACACTCCTTTCTAAAAATGAAATTCTTGCAACAAAACCATACACACAAGGACCATTTGAATTAGTCTTTCATATCACCCGCAACACACTGATGGGCTTTATATAAAACACTGCAGTCtttgtgtttgtatttttattgtcattttctCAAACTCAAAAGTAGAGTTTCTGTaatcaaacatttttacacaaaaaaaaaaaaaacattcatacagaaatacagaaaaataaaatcaaatatccTCAAATTtagcaacaaaacaaaagtaaaaaaaaaaaaacaggggggCCAGGGGCTTATGGATCCCGCCTTCTGTTCGGATCTGGCCACAAGACCTCATCAACATCACAAGCGATGTCCTCGCGGGCTAGGCATCGGGGAAAATATCGCCTTGTGTGCCGAATCCACCCTTGGATTGATCCCACTTCAATGTCTCCGCATGCCTCTTCCATTGCTTGCAGAAGAGTCATGCGGGCGTGTGGTTGCCGATCATATACTTTCCACCGCCACGCTGAAAAGAATTCCTCGATTGCATTTAGAAAAGGGCTGTAAGGGGGCAggtataaaactgtaaaattgttatGGTTGTTGAACCAATCTCGGACCAGAGCTGCCCGGTGGAAACTAACATTATCCCAGATGATAACAAACCTGGGCTGTTCTGGTCTCTCCTGCACAACAGCATGTAGTGCATCTAAAAATGCAATGATCTGTTCTGTATTGAAGGGACCTAGAGTGGCATGGTGATGCAGGACTCCTTGGACACTAATTGCAGCACACAAGGTGATATTTCCCCCACGCTGCCCAGGGACATTCACAACAGCCCTTTGCCCAACTACGTTACGGCCCCGACGCCTGGTTTTGGCCAGATTAAAGCCTGCCTCATCCACGTAGATGAACTCATGTGGCAGTTCGGCAGCATCAAAATCCAGAACTGTCTGTATCAGAAAATATTGAGTAGTGTTACTGAAAACACATAAAGTAACTACAATGTCTAGAATTTCACACAAGTAGGTGCTGGGTTGGGTCAAGCTGCAGGCTGGGCAGGGGCAGCATAAACCGTCATTCCCACATCAATATATAGTATGTAAAGTAAAGTGACACATACCTGCACATAATCATGGCGCAGATCCTTCACCCTGACACTGTTCCGCTCAAATGGCACCCTGTACAGCTGCTTCATTCTGAAGTTATGTTTCTTTAGGATGCGACTTAGTGTAGAAATGCTGACCCGGTTGATATGGTTGAATACATTTCTGTCTTCAATGATGCGTTGTTGCAACTCTCGAAGTCGGATTGCATTATTTTCTCTGACCATTTCTATGATGGCAAGCTCTTGTTGTTCAGTGAAGAGCCGTGCCCTTCCACCCTGAGGAGGTCGTCCAATCATTCTGTAGAAAATGCCACCACAAGATGTCATTGATTAGGTTCTTTTTCACATACTGTAATTTCAAACTGTACATAGTACTGTATCATCACAATGTTTTTCTCTTTTACATATACTTCACAGCACTACCTATTTCTGTATAGTACAGTTACTGTAATATGATACAGAATCATGTGACACATACAGTAGGTACAGTCTGGAGTGGAAACTTGAAGATATACCTGTTCTCCAGTCGGAATGTTCTTATTATCGATGCTACTGTGTAGCGACAGAGGTTAGGGTGGACTCTTTGCCCAGCCTCCCTCATGGACAGGCCATGATTTATCACATGGTCCACCAGAGTAGCCCTGATGTCATCAGACACACGTCTACGCACTGGTCCTTGTCTTTGTACTCGTCCTCGTCCTCGTCCTCTTCCACGTCCGAATCCTCTCCCTCTTTGTCCTCCTCTAACTCTGACTCTCATGGCCTCCATGCTTCCAAAGTTCTCAAAATGGTTTACCtgaggcctatttgtagtgctaAGGCTCAGACCGATTGGTGTTCTGTTTTCTGTGCAAGTGTTTTCAGGTGTGTATGTAAGTGCCTACAATTGCCAGATTAGTTTTGCATTTTGAACAGAGTGTTAACCCAATGATAACAGGTGATTTTGTTTGTGAACAATGTGTCTAATGTAAGAAAACGTGTGTATTGTTTCGCAATAAGTGTGTCACAGATTTGCAAACAAAGTGCAAAGTTGACAATGTGTTTAAGCTATGGTTATACTGTGTTTAAAGTATGCTTCAAGAAGTTTAGGTATTGAGGCTTTGATCTAAGCATTCGGTTTTAGTGTTTAAGCAATgggcaaaaactgtaaataaatttcaaaggttaTTTATTGCCAAGTTAGCGATGCATAACCTGGCTAGTGGGTAGCGTGGCTAACCTGGCTAACTAGATAGCTACCTGACTGACAACACCACATGTTAGCTAAGTTATACACATAAGAACATACCAGCAGTATTATCCAAAGCTAATTAGTTTAGCTAAATGGATAGGCCACCTCTACACGTGCGTGCTAACGTTAACGCTACAAACGACCTACCATTAATGGATGGCAGTTTAGCGGACTAGTTAAACATATCTTGGCGTTATCAAAAAGTATGGACACTGTCAAAAACTTTAACATATATTTAAGTGTGATCATTACTTAAAGACGAACATTAAATTATTGATCTATTCTCGACTATTATTAGTAATCAAAATGCAGACTTACATTGATGAGAGCAAACAACGGACCACCTTCTCCGATATGCTGGTTCATCTGGTTGTGGGGCGTGGCGTGGGGGCGAAGTATATGTAGTGGGAGGAGTCGGATCTGGATCCAACTCCTCCCAGTGGATTTCATGTTCTGCAGTGAGGACCTTCTCGGATGAatggcgccgccaggcccctcgtcagcgagcttcaccattcttccccgaagtccacgacgaaatctctaagtcctggcgtgctccatactccgcccgccttcatacttcctcttctgctgccctcaccacggtcgatggcgctgaggaaaagggctacgagaagctgcccccgctggacgagtcagttgctgcgcacctttgcccgcccaccgctatcggctGGAAGGctagggcgtcacacccgtctaagccgtgcaggacgacctctaccctcgctgaacgagcgtattcgtctgctggacaggcagcttcggcgcttcactcaatggcggtactccaggtgtaccaagcaaaacTCCTCCGCGGGCTGGACGAGTTGGGCCTGGATGATTCTCCGCTCAGAGAAATACGCAGCGCTACGGATCTGGCGTTACGCGCCAcaaagatgacggctcaggcaatcgggcgatcgatggccagtttggtggtgctggagcgccacttatggcttaatcttacggagatcaaggacgcggataaggtcgccttccttgactcccccatttcgccgaccggcctgttcggcccagctgtcgagggcttcgcggagcgcttcactgcagcgcagaaatcgtcccaagccatgcgacactTTCTGCCAAAACGCTCAAGCtccgcaacggctcctagtcgccccaagccggcgccgactcagcagcctgcaaaagccacgcccccagctgcgcaaccagctcctcagacggagctccgtccacgttcacgcccagccaagcgctttcccttccccaagcgccagggacctcggccaagagtggtgttggaccaggcgccgccagcgtcttcctgatctcaacagcaggaagagggaggggccaagtctcgcagcagccggaccagcccccaaagtgcctcttttgaacccttctacactccgttctgttccgagtgtaagggaactcatgtttgtaaacaatgtagctgtaactcacgggccctttgtatcagcgcccttacagcaaaccgctgtgatagcgggaaaaataaaaaacaaacattttcaagaaaagagcaaatttcctcttccaatgctttcagacagcatacagctgtgcgaaccattgcagcccctagcgacacgatccgcggcatggcaagccatccccggagtgtcaaaatgggttttgggtataatagaacgaggctatgtactccagttcgctcgaagacctcctcgctttcatggtgtgatcaccacctcagttcgcagcaaagacgcagacgtcttgcgattagaggtaaagaatctgttggccaagggcgccgtggaaacggtccccccaacacagagcgagtcaggtttttacagccgttacttcctcgttccaaagaaggatggcggcctacgtcccatcctcgacctcagacagctgaatcgcgccctcatgagacggccgttcagaatgcttacactaaaacagatcctctcgcagatacgcaaaggggactggttttgttcactggatctgaaggatgcatacttccacattcagatcgccccccatcacaggcaattcttgagattcgccttcgagggagtggcatatcaatatacagtccttccgttcggactgtcgttagcccctcgcacgtttacaaagtgcatggacgcagcactttcccctctgagacagatgggaatccgcgtcctgaactatctggacgactggctcatcctagcccagtcagagaacgagctaacacaccacagagccttaatcctcagccacttagagtgcctaggactcaaggtcaattttgccaagagcgtgctgtctcccagccaacgcattgcgttcctgggagcagttttcgactcacgtcaaatgaaggcagcagttgcgccgcagagagcccaagccattcgcaggctcgcggcttccttcaaaataggagcccttcgcccactcaagatttttcagaagatgctcggccttatggcctcagcatctccagtacttcagttgggtctgcttcaaatgcgccccctgcagttctggttgaaaccaaaggttcctcctcaagcgtggcgtttgggacgccagcgcatcaaggtagatcgggcctgtatagcagccctggctccttggaggtgcgctcaatggatggaacagggcgttcccctggacttggtggtcagaaggaaagcagtctcgacagacgcctccaacttaggttggggggcgctgtgcgacggccagcctgctttcggcctatggtcgaaagcggagagtcgccttcacatcaactgcttggaaatgctagcagtatgtttaggccttcacacccttctacctgcactgaaaggtcaccatgtcttagtccgttcggacagcatgacagtggtgtccttcataaatcaccaagggggcctctcgtcgagacgtctatttacgatggtagaacgtctcctgaaatgggctcagctgcacttccgctctctaagagcgacgcatgtgccaggcaaactgaaccagggagcagacatgttgtctcggagcaacgtctcctcagacgaatggacgcttcaccctcacacggttcagcaaatatgggctgtctttggcaatgcgcgagtagatcttttcgcctcaaaagacaatcatcactgcccaatttatttttcgaaggaacaggacgcattgacccaagaatggcccaatctcctgttatacgcattccctcctatcgctctgctgccacaagtcatcaggcgagtgcgggaacagaaactcaaagtcctgttagtggctccattctggcagaaccagcattggtttccagatcttcccaggctgctctcaagagcaccatgggccgtgccactgagacgagatctcttaacacaggcgaacagaacgatatggcacccccaaccggaattgtgggcgctgcacgtttgggctctagacgggagcctttaagtctccctgagtcggttttgagtactatttcacaagctagagcaccctctacgaggcggctctacgatctcaagtggtctgtcttttccgcctggtgttccacccgcggtacggacccaattttatgtgacatatctgtgatattgtccttcttgcaagagctgttggataaggggagatccccttctacgctcaaggtctatgttgcagctatagcggtattccatgacctggtaaacggtcaatctgtgggaagaaacgacttggtcgttcgttttttaaaggggtcaaggcggcttaatccccctcgccccgtcacggttccgtcttgggacttacccacagtatTGAGGGCCTTGAAaagccctcccttcgaaccgcttcagtccataggccttcgccccctgacgttgaagactgccctgctattggcattagcatcagtcaaacgcatgggtgatttacaggcgctctctgtgagccccgtttgcttggaattcgggccaaatgactccaaggtcatcctgaagccaaggcgtgggtatgttcccaaaagtcgctctacaccctttagagaccagattatttcccttttggctcttcctcctacggagcaagaccagggatttaaccctctctgccctgtcagggctctgagatgttatatagagcgttctgccccttttaggcaatcagaacagctgtttgtatgttttggtggccgcaccaaggggtgttcggtcacaaaacagagattatccagatggattgtggaagccatcacgctggcttactcctctttgggcctacaatgtcccatgggagtaagggcccattcgactaggggcatcgcctcgtcttgggcgtggtctagtggggtttccattgcggaaatttgtgcggcggcaggctgggcctcaccgtccacatttgctagattctataacttggacgttccagtcttacagactcgggtcctttccacatagtggtatgttgttaccagtatgttatatatagtgcatcttggcctctgtggagctccaagtgtactcattccttggaacggatgtttatcaggctatctgatcgaacaaattggcccttattagccctttagtgctagggtcatgttagtcgttcctctaccttagcaacggcgggattgtactggttccccataagcgtctttcagacgcagtacgagtgaaagtatcgaaagggaacgtactcggttactttcgtaacctcggttccctgagatacgggaacgagtactgcgttgctggccgtgctaggtagctgcacgactcagtcgtcgcttcagtcgaagtacctgagttccctatggcgaaatgctcgcttatatagccagatgctccgccccttttggcgcgatcgggcgcgaatcatcgccataggtttgtgcatctccgctgccgagccattggttcgtttctttaacactgcacgaaccaatggccgtgcagttacactgcgttattgaaatgcttcagtctcaggagaaaaggagcttttcccataagcgtctttcagacgcagtactcgttcccgtatctcagggaaccgaggttacgaaagtaaccgagtacgttttctatGAAACTTACTTTCAAGCTTTtacatctaaataaaaaaaaaatccctaaaatgtaaaaagtatgCAAAAAATATAAGTCTGATGAAACAGGAGAGCAAACTAAAATGTGTATTTGTTTACCAAAAGAACATTGTTGCATTTAATGATTTTGTAGGTATAACATAATAAAatgatatgcttttttttttttttttgacgacaAGGCGTGATtaattttaatattcaaataactGATTTTTATTCAAGACATTTTTGCATCTTGTTGCTGGACAGAATATCCTGAAGATATTTTGATGCTGAATAATCTAACCTTaagtaaatctaaaataatttcaTGCTCCATGCTATAGTAGCCTGATTTATTGGGCAAAATCATAATATTTAGAAACACCTTCCCACATATATTCACTATTGCATAGTAGTTGACAAGTGCTACTTCTGTAATGAAATCCTTTAGTTCTTATTTTACTATGCAAATGAGATTTTCCTCAAATACTTTTGGGTATAATGGAAAAAAAACTCAACTTACACTTTTAATGATTTTAGAAAAGAATACATTTTGAAGAATGCATGTTTTTAGTCGTCATTAATTATTCTTTcttgtttttgtaaaaaacatTGCAATTACTAAACACAACAAATCAAGACTAGTTCATATCCATTATAGACTTGCATTGCAGTGTTTTTTCACAGATTAAGTAATGAAAATTGTGACGGCTCCCGTCATTGAGTCTGTGAGATGTGATTGGCGGTTCTACTTGCGGCAATCTGCAGATTGAATGCACCTGCCGCTGCGCTCTGAGTGCTCCCTTAAAAGAGTGATAGTCGAGGCAAACAGGAGTTGGGTTTTGGACTTTGGATTGTATTTGGTTGGAGTTTGGTTAATTTCAGCACCTTTTACACTGCACCATCAGTACATTACAATGTTGCACTCAGGCACCTTGCGCTACACACTGATTCTGACGTATTCAGGAATATTATTATGTTttgttgtttcttttcttttctttttagtgAGTTATGTTTAAGTTGAATAAAGCCTTTTCCAATTCAGCCTTATGTTTCCGTGCGTCCCTCTTTTGTTGCTTCCCTTTGAGCCATGGGTTGTAACAAAAAAGTTGACAGTTATGGTTGTATAATACAATCAAAATTGTACTTGATTAGTTCTGCTTTCTTGTGAAAGCTGATGCTAGGTCTCTGGTGCGCAGAGGGCTTCATTTTGTCCGTTGCAACAACCCTTCAGATTTCTACAAAGTATGCTTTAAAAGTAATCTCAGTTTTCTCTCAGAATATCTAAAAGGACATATAATAATTGCACCATTAACTGATAGATCCTGTGTTTTATAAAACCTAAAGCATAAACTATTAACTTAATAGCTCTTTTAACCCCTGGgtgatttgtttgtttaaagggttagtttattAAACATTATGTTGTTACAAACCCTTTAGAATTAATTTAAGAGTTGtttatttaaatagaattttAGGGATAGTTCCCCTAAAAAATGAAACTTTAAAGAAGATTCTTAGCTTGGTCCTCTGTGATTGATATAAAGCAATCAACAGAAACCGTAATTTTAATATTTGTCTTGTGGCTGACAAATTTAATGCACTGTAGTTTTAACATTTCTTTCgtgaacaataaaaaaaataaaaaacattggtGCACTGAAATcggtttattttcttttttccaatttatttgaaacagaatgtTCAATACAGTAAATCTCAAAAGCTATGTCTAATTACATGacataaatataacatttatcCTTACTTAAAGGATCCTTACAGTTGTTAATGTTATttgcgacacacacacacacacacacacacacacacacacgcacacatgcacacacatgcaccccccccacacacacacccacacagatACAAATATTTAACTTGAAATAGTTATTTCATACAACCCATactccaaataataataattaatgtgaACTAATGCTTCTGAGTAAAGACTAAACTTGTTTTGTCTACTGCATAAACTTAATTAAACTAAGGCTGTTTAGTTTTACCTTAATGCAAATTTCTAGCAAAATCTACTAATTCAGGCTAAGAGTGTAGACTACAACTGTTTGTACTTAAAGTTAAGTTAGAAACTAGATCTAGAACTTGCATAATATGATTTTTCCATTATAAGCAATTGTACTGTTTCCCATTCCCTCTAAACAATATAGTTCAAACTTTACTACGTTATATTCTTTAAGTCTATTCTTTAAAACATATACAATGAAGATTATGGCCCTCTACATTTATTGTTAAAATTGGCCGTACGGTTGATCTCTTCATGAAACACCTCTTCACCTTCACCCTTTCTCCAGCTTATTTTGGTGTCATTTCCCAGCCCCATGCTCTTCAGCTTTTCACTTATCTGGAAGACCAGCAAGTAACAAATTTGAAAGAAAAATCATGTCAGACTTACAAGCTACATATCAACATTAAGCTCAAATGACAACAACAGCAACATTGATGATATGAGTAGTGCTGGTTAGCAGTAATGTAATGAATTTTAACACATTATTGTTTTCCTAAAACCCACACAAAGAGTGTCAAAGGCAGATACAAACCTCATTCAGAATAACCGTCTGTAGTGAACGATCATTCACTGCGCATTTTCCATTACAGGACAATTTAAGTCTGACAACCTGTTTTTTCACAAACTTTTCATCTGGAGATATACAGAGCCAAAGTCATCTACATTATATAAAATACCTGAATACATGAAAACATATCACAgttttttataatatttgtttCAAGAGTCATCTACAAACTTTCATTTGAATAACTTCTTTCTGTGAACTGAAGAAACTGACCTCCATGGCAGACAAAAGGCTGGTGTAGATCACAGCTGTAGTGAGCCCATTTCCCTGAATTATTTCTTGTCATGCCAACACAGTCACCAGATCCTGCAGTCTTGGATGGTTTACCTGCTGCCCAGTGTCTGAAGAAGCGGCTCGAGTTGTCAGACCATTCCCAAGAGTCCAGGAACAGACCAATCCAGAGAGTCTCTGGATATATAATAAGTCGATTTATCTGAGTCGCTTCCTCCTGGTTGCGGGTGGTGGGCAGATCTGTGTGATACATTCTGCAGTAGCTCTGAGCGTCAGTCCAGTTCTTCCTCAACGGTATCCTCATTGATCCTATGCTTTCTATCAAGAAGTGGAAAAATTACAATCAGATCTCAAATTTATTACtttgtatttaatataattattcacATAAACGGTTAACTCACCATTGTAACATGTAAAGTTAGTGATATATGAGCATGACTGACTTATCCAACTAGTAATTCCAATCAGACCACATTCGTATTGACTCTTTGGTTCATTGGTGTACCATTTACTGAACTGTGTGACTGTATCATCTCCGTTAGACCAACCCCAGCGTTTCTGTGTGCTCCTCTTCAGTCCAATCCACACTGATTCATTGTATCCAGCATCCACTATATTTACCAGCCTGTTCACATCATCCATGCTGTCTGCAGTTGCCAGATCAGTGAATCTCTCTCTGCAGTAACTCTGAGCCTCTGGCCACGACATTCTTTCATTTATATAGTGGTACGGACGAGAAAGAGCAGAACTGCTCCAGAAGAGTCCTGTTAACATTCAGATGTTAAACCATTTATACATGAACACATCATCATATATACAGATTACAAATGAGCGCACCAACCTGACAACAGAAGCAGCACAAACAGACTCCCGTCCATGACTGCTCACACTGAAGAAATAAT of Garra rufa chromosome 10, GarRuf1.0, whole genome shotgun sequence contains these proteins:
- the LOC141343565 gene encoding uncharacterized protein produces the protein MTSCGGIFYRMIGRPPQGGRARLFTEQQELAIIEMVRENNAIRLRELQQRIIEDRNVFNHINRVSISTLSRILKKHNFRMKQLYRVPFERNSVRVKDLRHDYVQTVLDFDAAELPHEFIYVDEAGFNLAKTRRRGRNVVGQRAVVNVPGQRGGNITLCAAISVQGVLHHHATLGPFNTEQIIAFLDALHAVVQERPEQPRFVIIWDNVSFHRAALVRDWFNNHNNFTVLYLPPYSPFLNAIEEFFSAWRWKVYDRQPHARMTLLQAMEEACGDIEVGSIQGWIRHTRRYFPRCLAREDIACDVDEVLWPDPNRRRDP